Proteins from one Streptomyces genisteinicus genomic window:
- a CDS encoding aldehyde dehydrogenase family protein → MGEGELYIDGLWARASAGGRREVVNPYDASVVTTVAEADAGDVDRAVRAARRAFDDGEWAGSPTRRRADLLRRVHDLLLRDREEIARTETLDTGKTLAEARIDVEDVANTFRYFGELAGKDGGRVVDVGPDVLSRVVYEPIGVCALIAPWNYPLLQASWKVAPALAAGNTFVLKPSEVTPLTTIAMIRLIEEAGAPPGVANLVLGSGATVGAALTGHPGVDLVSFTGGLATGRSIMAEAAGGPKNIALELGGKNPNVVFADADFDAAVDNALNAAFLHSGQVCSAGSRLIVEDALHDRFVDVLARRAGAIRLGDGMADGTESGPLSSAGHREKVERLIAVGREEGARLVTGGGRPADPALGRGFFLEPTVFADCDRSMRIVQEEVFGPVVTVERFGTEDEAVALANDTRYGLAGGVWTSDASRAQRVARRLRHGTVWINDFHPYVPQAEWGGFGESGVGRELGPTGLREYQEAKHIYQNLAPAPTGWFKG, encoded by the coding sequence GTGGGCGAGGGCGAATTGTACATCGACGGGCTGTGGGCGCGCGCGTCGGCCGGCGGACGACGGGAGGTCGTCAACCCGTACGACGCCTCGGTCGTGACCACCGTCGCCGAGGCGGACGCGGGTGACGTGGACCGGGCGGTGCGCGCAGCGCGCCGGGCGTTCGACGACGGGGAGTGGGCCGGCTCCCCCACCCGGCGCCGTGCCGACCTCCTGCGCCGCGTCCACGACCTGCTGCTGCGCGACCGGGAGGAGATCGCGCGCACGGAGACCCTCGACACCGGCAAGACCCTGGCCGAGGCGCGCATCGACGTGGAGGACGTGGCGAACACCTTCCGCTACTTCGGCGAGCTGGCGGGGAAGGACGGCGGCCGGGTCGTCGACGTCGGCCCGGACGTCCTCAGCCGTGTCGTCTACGAGCCGATCGGGGTGTGCGCCCTGATCGCCCCGTGGAACTACCCGCTGCTGCAGGCGTCCTGGAAGGTGGCCCCGGCGCTGGCCGCCGGCAACACGTTCGTCCTCAAGCCGAGCGAGGTCACCCCGCTCACCACGATCGCCATGATCCGGCTCATCGAGGAGGCCGGTGCCCCGCCCGGCGTCGCCAACCTGGTGCTCGGATCCGGCGCCACCGTCGGCGCGGCCCTCACCGGTCACCCCGGGGTCGACCTGGTGTCCTTCACCGGCGGTCTGGCCACGGGGCGCAGCATCATGGCCGAAGCCGCCGGCGGGCCGAAGAACATCGCGCTGGAGCTGGGCGGCAAGAACCCCAACGTCGTGTTCGCGGACGCCGACTTCGACGCGGCCGTCGACAACGCGCTGAACGCCGCCTTCCTGCACTCCGGCCAGGTCTGCTCGGCGGGCTCGCGCCTGATCGTCGAGGACGCGCTGCACGACCGGTTCGTCGACGTCCTCGCCCGGCGCGCGGGCGCGATCCGGCTCGGCGACGGCATGGCGGACGGGACCGAGAGCGGGCCCCTGAGCTCGGCCGGGCACCGGGAGAAGGTGGAGCGCCTGATCGCCGTCGGCCGGGAGGAGGGCGCCCGGCTCGTCACCGGCGGCGGGCGTCCCGCCGACCCGGCGCTCGGCCGCGGATTCTTCCTGGAGCCGACGGTCTTCGCCGACTGCGACCGGTCGATGCGCATCGTGCAGGAGGAGGTCTTCGGCCCGGTCGTCACCGTCGAGCGCTTCGGTACCGAGGACGAGGCCGTGGCTCTGGCCAACGACACCCGCTACGGCCTGGCAGGCGGTGTGTGGACCTCGGACGCGAGCCGCGCCCAGCGCGTCGCCCGGCGGCTCCGGCACGGCACCGTGTGGATCAACGACTTCCATCCGTACGTCCCGCAGGCCGAGTGGGGCGGCTTCGGCGAGTCCGGCGTCGGGCGCGAACTCGGGCCGACCGGTCTGCGCGAGTACCAGGAGGCGAAGCACATCTACCAGAACCTCGCCCCGGCTCCCACCGGCTGGTTCAAGGGCTGA